A genomic region of Jeotgalibaca ciconiae contains the following coding sequences:
- a CDS encoding phosphoribosylaminoimidazolesuccinocarboxamide synthase, producing the protein MERIYKGKTKDVFVTEDGTIRLFFKDDMTGKDGVFDPGENQVGLIVDGSGRSGLAASKYFFEILEREGIPTHYLESNLEAKTMDVKKAVMFGKGLEVICRFKAYGSFVRRYGEYVQTGEDLNGYVEMTIKDDERQDPIINEDALVLLGILKEGEYDFIKEKTQQIANRIRKELASKDLELYDIKLEFGRLENSNDIILIDELSGGNMRIFKGEESIHPLDLETYLLA; encoded by the coding sequence ATGGAACGTATTTACAAAGGGAAAACAAAAGATGTTTTTGTAACGGAAGACGGCACAATTCGCTTATTTTTTAAAGACGACATGACGGGTAAAGATGGAGTTTTTGATCCAGGAGAAAATCAAGTTGGTTTGATTGTCGATGGTTCGGGAAGATCTGGGCTTGCTGCTAGCAAGTATTTCTTTGAAATTTTGGAAAGGGAAGGAATTCCAACTCATTATTTAGAATCCAATCTTGAAGCAAAAACGATGGATGTAAAAAAGGCAGTAATGTTTGGCAAAGGTTTAGAAGTAATCTGTCGTTTTAAAGCATACGGAAGCTTTGTTCGTCGTTATGGGGAATATGTTCAGACGGGTGAAGATTTAAATGGTTATGTGGAGATGACAATTAAAGACGATGAGCGTCAAGATCCAATTATTAATGAAGATGCTTTAGTACTACTTGGCATTTTAAAAGAAGGGGAATACGACTTTATTAAAGAAAAGACCCAGCAAATCGCGAACCGAATCAGGAAAGAATTAGCATCAAAAGATTTAGAACTCTATGATATTAAATTAGAGTTTGGACGATTGGAAAACAGTAACGATATTATTTTGATTGATGAGTTGTCCGGAGGAAACATGCGTATTTTTAAAGGGGAAGAATCCATTCATCCTTTAGATTTGGAAACCTACTTGTTGGCGTAA
- the hisB gene encoding imidazoleglycerol-phosphate dehydratase HisB — MIKKERKTLETAIKIEVAEEKVTQEATIQTGIGFFDHMLTLFAFHSQLYLSVEADGDLEVDFHHTVEDVGILLGQAIREIYVEKGSYKRYGSMYIPMDESLARVVLDLSGRPHLNFQADFSREKVGEFDTELVLEFFNAVAMNSGTTLHIDLLKGGNTHHEIEAIFKAFGQSLKIALTATDTGVPSSKGVIE, encoded by the coding sequence TTGATTAAAAAAGAGAGAAAAACACTTGAAACCGCAATAAAAATAGAAGTAGCGGAAGAAAAAGTGACCCAGGAAGCAACTATTCAAACAGGGATTGGCTTTTTTGACCATATGCTGACTTTATTTGCTTTTCATTCTCAGCTCTATTTATCGGTCGAAGCTGATGGAGATTTAGAAGTAGACTTCCATCATACAGTGGAAGATGTCGGAATCCTTTTAGGGCAAGCAATACGAGAAATTTATGTAGAAAAAGGTTCATATAAACGTTATGGCTCCATGTATATTCCTATGGATGAATCTTTAGCTCGAGTGGTGTTGGATTTATCGGGACGTCCGCATCTAAACTTTCAGGCAGATTTTTCAAGAGAAAAAGTTGGCGAATTCGATACAGAACTAGTTCTAGAGTTTTTTAATGCGGTCGCAATGAACAGCGGAACGACCTTACATATCGATTTATTAAAAGGCGGCAACACCCATCATGAGATTGAAGCAATCTTTAAAGCATTTGGACAAAGTTTGAAAATCGCCCTTACTGCTACCGATACAGGTGTACCTTCTTCAAAAGGAGTGATTGAATGA
- the hisG gene encoding ATP phosphoribosyltransferase → MITVALSKGRLLEDFIRYLDTQNLRHYLSVLKEESRSLFIEIDNVKFIFAKGPDVPTYVENGIADIGIVGSDIIMEDTFNILNVSQLPFGECYFALAGPPGIERFNVVASKYTNISAKYFKEKKQDVELIHLHGSVELAPLLGLADGIVDIVQTGDTLRDNGLIEYEKILEIHGRLITNKQTFYTRENEIFDFLNEIGVIK, encoded by the coding sequence ATGATTACTGTTGCGCTTAGTAAAGGACGTTTATTAGAAGATTTTATTCGTTACTTAGATACACAAAATTTACGTCATTATTTGTCGGTATTGAAGGAAGAGAGCCGCTCTCTTTTTATCGAGATTGATAATGTGAAGTTCATTTTTGCGAAAGGGCCGGATGTACCTACTTATGTCGAGAACGGTATTGCTGACATTGGCATCGTAGGATCCGATATTATTATGGAGGATACTTTTAATATTCTGAATGTCTCTCAACTTCCTTTTGGTGAATGTTATTTTGCTTTGGCAGGTCCCCCAGGCATTGAACGTTTTAATGTTGTTGCATCCAAATACACCAATATTTCTGCTAAATATTTTAAAGAAAAAAAGCAGGACGTTGAGCTGATTCACTTACATGGTTCTGTTGAACTAGCACCGTTATTGGGTCTTGCAGATGGAATTGTGGATATCGTTCAAACAGGGGACACACTTCGCGACAATGGCTTAATTGAATATGAAAAGATCTTAGAAATCCATGGTCGTTTAATAACAAATAAACAAACCTTTTATACGAGAGAAAATGAGATTTTTGACTTTCTCAACGAAATTGGAGTGATTAAATGA
- the trpC gene encoding indole-3-glycerol phosphate synthase TrpC, which yields MSILDDIVLATKKRVEIEKTRLPLEDLLAQKMPESTSFAFEKALKESQISFICEVKKASPSKGVIAEEFPYTQIAKQYEEAGAAAISVLTEPDFFQGKNEYLTAIRQVVSLPILRKDFIVDPYQIVQSKHLGADAILLICSILSPQQLSEFIVLADELGLSAITEAHDEKEVQMALEAGSRVIGVNNRDLHTFKVDINNSVRLRKLAPKETLFIAESGIQTAEDIDVLEKNHMDAVLIGEAFMKERDKKAKLKELKGELE from the coding sequence ATGAGTATTTTAGATGATATTGTCTTGGCTACAAAAAAACGGGTTGAGATAGAAAAAACACGATTGCCTCTGGAAGATTTACTTGCTCAAAAAATGCCGGAGAGCACATCCTTTGCTTTTGAAAAAGCTTTAAAAGAGTCACAAATATCTTTTATTTGCGAAGTAAAAAAAGCTTCCCCATCCAAAGGAGTCATTGCGGAAGAATTTCCTTACACCCAAATCGCAAAGCAGTATGAAGAGGCGGGTGCTGCCGCGATTTCTGTCTTAACAGAACCAGACTTTTTTCAAGGAAAAAATGAATATCTTACTGCTATTCGTCAAGTGGTCTCATTACCTATTCTTCGCAAAGATTTCATTGTAGATCCTTATCAAATTGTTCAGTCAAAACACTTGGGCGCTGATGCGATTTTACTGATTTGTTCGATACTGTCCCCCCAACAACTTTCAGAATTTATTGTACTTGCTGATGAACTGGGTCTATCCGCTATCACAGAAGCCCATGATGAAAAGGAAGTGCAAATGGCTCTGGAAGCAGGGAGCAGGGTGATTGGTGTAAACAATCGAGACTTGCATACCTTTAAAGTAGATATTAACAATAGTGTCCGCTTAAGAAAATTAGCGCCAAAAGAGACGCTATTCATTGCAGAAAGCGGTATTCAAACTGCTGAGGATATAGATGTATTAGAAAAAAATCATATGGACGCTGTTTTAATTGGAGAAGCATTTATGAAAGAAAGGGATAAAAAAGCAAAACTCAAAGAATTAAAAGGAGAGTTGGAATGA
- a CDS encoding ATP phosphoribosyltransferase regulatory subunit → MSNIKILKQYNLVKDYMELLDREGYHLIDLNMIEPFQLEDKHDQPSNIIFERNEQIFSIRSDWTRTLLNYNENFLLDERLFGYFGQVIRDYHSFNQAGVELYNPSQEEILGSIALHLSFVAKNTDKKIHSIVVNNDNLLDLYLEKYQLNHDIRQLIYEKNLSELSKVLGSNHRIYQLMTAPVSQQFNLVEEEFGDCEEMIFIKEVKEKIKQYDLKFMLDLSFRSPQTYYNGFYFQVFLNYVNPLLSGGKYNNNAFGIALNLSDGGLL, encoded by the coding sequence ATGTCGAATATAAAAATTTTAAAACAATACAATCTGGTTAAAGATTATATGGAATTACTTGATCGTGAAGGCTACCATCTGATTGACTTGAATATGATTGAACCTTTTCAGTTAGAAGATAAACACGATCAACCATCTAATATTATTTTTGAAAGAAATGAACAAATCTTTTCGATTCGAAGTGATTGGACACGAACGTTATTGAATTATAATGAAAATTTTTTACTGGATGAACGGTTATTCGGCTACTTTGGTCAAGTGATTCGAGACTACCACTCATTTAATCAAGCAGGCGTTGAATTATACAATCCTTCTCAAGAAGAAATACTAGGAAGTATTGCGTTGCATTTATCATTTGTCGCAAAAAATACAGATAAAAAGATTCACTCGATTGTGGTGAATAATGATAATTTACTAGATCTATATCTGGAAAAATACCAACTTAATCATGATATACGCCAATTAATCTACGAGAAAAATCTTTCAGAATTAAGCAAAGTACTGGGGAGCAATCACCGTATCTACCAATTAATGACTGCGCCAGTCAGCCAGCAGTTTAATTTAGTAGAAGAAGAATTCGGAGATTGTGAAGAAATGATATTCATCAAAGAGGTAAAAGAAAAAATAAAACAGTATGACTTGAAATTCATGCTGGATTTATCTTTCCGATCACCCCAAACATACTATAACGGCTTTTATTTTCAAGTGTTCCTAAATTATGTCAATCCTCTTTTGAGTGGTGGGAAATACAACAACAATGCATTTGGAATTGCCTTAAATCTGTCGGATGGAGGTTTGCTATGA
- a CDS encoding DUF924 family protein, with protein sequence MIKTATDVLAFWFDPENTEYLFAKSEEFDHKIYSEFYDTWEAACNGLLFDWRKTLEGRLAEIIVLDQFSRNLMRDNELAFSQDSMALVLSQELISQPGFADQLSSQEKQFAYMPFIHSESKAIHVIALDLFESLGNKESLEYEIMHKRIIDRFGRYPHRNLVLGRQSTDEELAFLQEPNSSF encoded by the coding sequence ATGATTAAAACAGCAACGGATGTCTTAGCTTTTTGGTTTGATCCTGAAAATACAGAGTATTTATTTGCAAAAAGTGAAGAATTCGACCATAAAATCTATTCAGAGTTTTACGATACTTGGGAAGCTGCCTGTAACGGTTTATTGTTTGATTGGCGAAAAACATTGGAAGGTCGCTTGGCTGAAATCATTGTTTTAGATCAATTTTCAAGAAATCTGATGCGTGATAACGAACTTGCTTTTTCACAAGATTCTATGGCTTTGGTCTTATCCCAAGAACTAATCAGCCAACCAGGATTTGCTGACCAACTTTCTTCTCAAGAAAAACAATTCGCTTATATGCCATTTATACATTCAGAATCTAAAGCTATTCATGTAATTGCTTTAGATTTATTTGAAAGTTTAGGGAATAAAGAGTCTTTGGAGTATGAAATTATGCATAAGCGCATTATTGATCGTTTCGGTAGATATCCTCATAGAAATCTTGTGTTAGGCCGACAATCAACGGATGAGGAGTTAGCTTTTTTGCAAGAACCAAATAGCAGTTTTTAA
- the trpA gene encoding tryptophan synthase subunit alpha: MSKIAEAFQNKKAFITYLMAGDPNLEKSAENILAAQEAGADLIEIGIPFSDPIAEGPVVENASVRALSSGVRLNHVFDMVASLKGKITVPLVFMTYLNPVFVYGYERFFKKCSEIGISGIIIPDLPFEEQQEVKVVAKKYGIQIITLIAPTSKERIKKIAENAEGFIYLVSSMGVTGVRSEITTDIPAIINQIREVINIPVAVGFGINKPGQVKEYAKIADGVIVGSGIVRLVEKYGEEARDPIFQYVQEMQAELR, translated from the coding sequence ATGAGTAAAATTGCAGAAGCTTTTCAAAATAAAAAAGCATTTATTACTTATTTAATGGCAGGAGATCCAAATTTAGAAAAATCTGCTGAAAATATTCTTGCTGCACAAGAAGCAGGGGCTGATTTAATTGAAATTGGTATTCCTTTCTCCGATCCAATTGCAGAAGGACCTGTCGTAGAAAATGCAAGCGTGCGGGCTTTGTCTTCAGGGGTGCGACTCAATCATGTCTTTGATATGGTAGCTTCATTAAAAGGGAAAATTACCGTACCACTCGTTTTTATGACCTATCTAAATCCGGTCTTTGTATATGGCTACGAACGTTTTTTTAAAAAGTGTAGTGAAATTGGAATCTCCGGTATCATTATTCCTGACTTGCCATTTGAAGAACAGCAGGAAGTAAAGGTTGTTGCAAAAAAGTACGGAATCCAAATTATTACCCTTATCGCTCCCACTTCAAAAGAACGTATCAAAAAAATTGCTGAAAATGCTGAAGGTTTTATTTATCTTGTCTCATCAATGGGGGTGACCGGCGTAAGAAGTGAAATTACGACAGATATTCCAGCTATCATCAATCAGATTAGAGAGGTCATCAATATCCCAGTAGCAGTGGGATTTGGAATCAATAAACCAGGCCAAGTAAAAGAATATGCCAAAATTGCAGATGGAGTGATTGTCGGAAGTGGAATCGTTCGCTTAGTGGAAAAGTATGGCGAAGAGGCGAGGGACCCAATATTCCAATACGTTCAAGAAATGCAGGCAGAATTACGTTAA
- the trpB gene encoding tryptophan synthase subunit beta: MSNGRFGEFGGQYIPETLMTEIHRVEKAYSYYKEDETFQKELTNLLNNYAGRPSLLYYAENMTNDLGGAKIYLKREDLNHTGSHKINNVLGQALLAKKMGKTRLIAETGAGQHGVATATAAALLNMECEIFMGEEDTDRQALNVFRMELLGAKVNSVTKGTKTLKDAVNESMREWTRRVEDTHYVLGSVMGPHPYPMIVRDFQSVISKEIKEQILTIEGNLPKAVIACVGGGSNAIGAFYNFIEDSDVRLIGCEAAGKGVDTDLHAATISQGSTGIFHGMKSLFCQDEFGQIAPVYSISAGLDYPGIGPEHAHLHEIGRAEYVPVTDDEAVEAFEYLSKIEGIIPAIESAHGVAYAKKLAKTMSKDEIIVICLSGRGDKDVAAIARYKGEEIYE; the protein is encoded by the coding sequence ATGAGTAACGGAAGATTTGGAGAATTTGGTGGGCAATATATCCCGGAAACATTGATGACTGAAATACATAGAGTTGAGAAAGCATACAGCTATTATAAAGAAGACGAAACTTTTCAAAAGGAATTAACAAATCTTCTTAACAATTATGCAGGACGACCATCTTTACTTTATTATGCGGAGAATATGACAAATGACTTAGGGGGCGCAAAAATTTATTTAAAAAGAGAAGATTTGAATCATACAGGCTCTCATAAGATAAATAATGTATTGGGGCAGGCTTTATTAGCTAAAAAGATGGGGAAAACACGGTTAATTGCAGAAACAGGAGCCGGTCAACACGGGGTGGCAACAGCTACGGCAGCGGCTCTTTTAAATATGGAATGTGAGATTTTTATGGGAGAAGAGGATACGGATCGACAGGCGTTAAATGTTTTTAGGATGGAACTTTTAGGGGCAAAAGTTAATAGTGTAACCAAAGGAACAAAGACACTGAAAGATGCAGTAAACGAATCCATGAGAGAGTGGACCCGTAGAGTGGAAGATACTCATTATGTACTTGGCTCAGTGATGGGACCACATCCATATCCAATGATTGTAAGAGATTTCCAAAGTGTTATTAGTAAAGAAATAAAGGAACAGATTCTTACAATCGAAGGGAATCTTCCTAAGGCAGTGATTGCTTGTGTGGGTGGCGGCTCGAATGCAATTGGAGCATTTTACAATTTTATTGAAGATTCTGACGTTCGGTTGATTGGCTGTGAAGCTGCTGGAAAAGGGGTCGACACAGATCTGCATGCGGCCACAATTTCACAAGGGTCAACGGGTATCTTCCACGGTATGAAGAGTTTATTTTGCCAAGATGAGTTTGGACAAATTGCACCAGTGTATTCCATTTCGGCAGGACTTGATTATCCCGGAATTGGTCCGGAACATGCGCATTTACATGAAATAGGCAGAGCAGAGTACGTACCGGTTACCGATGACGAAGCAGTGGAAGCATTTGAATATTTGTCAAAAATAGAAGGAATTATCCCGGCAATTGAATCAGCACATGGGGTTGCTTATGCGAAAAAGTTAGCAAAGACGATGAGTAAAGATGAAATTATCGTAATTTGTCTCTCGGGAAGAGGAGACAAAGATGTTGCAGCGATTGCTCGATACAAAGGAGAGGAAATTTATGAGTAA
- a CDS encoding pyridoxal phosphate-dependent aminotransferase — translation MKAKSIVSMDRNTSPIVPLSEEQIIKATKNTLINLYPDKELQRFKRLYATRNNFDPELIELANGSDEWLQKFIFTFGEKGVMSLNPDFVMYQVYTEQVAVPFYQVDCKPDFSFDFNEISKQISEKEPSLFLISNPHNPTGKLFKEEEIEQLADAMAKVGGYLVIDEAYVEFSSDYQRPSGEHVIIVRTLSKIYGLAGLRIGVAVAEGETFEKITRFNHPYPVNSLSLNLANELFSNETQLEELIHYQLESKRLLEKSLQKVRHLIHVNPSSTNYLFTYGEKAVSLADFLLKKGFQARQYREPLLANAVRYSIIPLENYEELEQAIRDWSE, via the coding sequence ATGAAAGCTAAATCGATTGTCAGCATGGACAGAAATACGAGTCCCATCGTTCCTTTGAGTGAGGAACAAATCATAAAAGCAACGAAGAATACGCTGATTAATTTGTATCCCGATAAAGAGTTACAACGTTTTAAACGATTATATGCAACTCGAAACAATTTTGATCCAGAATTGATTGAGTTGGCAAATGGCTCGGATGAATGGCTGCAGAAGTTTATTTTTACCTTTGGAGAAAAAGGTGTAATGAGCTTAAATCCAGATTTTGTTATGTATCAAGTGTATACAGAACAAGTGGCGGTTCCCTTTTACCAAGTTGATTGTAAGCCAGATTTCAGCTTTGACTTCAATGAAATTAGCAAGCAAATTTCTGAGAAGGAGCCTTCCTTATTTTTGATTTCCAATCCGCACAATCCAACGGGTAAATTATTTAAAGAAGAGGAAATCGAGCAATTAGCAGATGCAATGGCCAAAGTAGGAGGATACCTGGTGATTGATGAAGCTTATGTAGAGTTTTCTTCTGATTATCAACGACCTAGCGGCGAACATGTCATTATCGTACGTACGTTGAGTAAAATCTATGGTTTAGCGGGCCTTCGGATTGGGGTAGCTGTGGCGGAAGGGGAAACCTTTGAAAAAATCACTCGTTTTAACCATCCTTATCCGGTAAATTCTTTATCATTAAACTTAGCAAATGAATTATTCAGTAATGAAACCCAGTTAGAAGAACTTATTCACTATCAATTAGAGTCAAAACGATTGCTAGAGAAGTCTCTTCAAAAAGTTCGTCATTTAATCCATGTTAATCCTTCTTCAACGAATTATTTATTTACCTATGGAGAAAAGGCAGTAAGCTTAGCGGACTTTCTTTTGAAAAAAGGATTTCAAGCCCGACAATATCGAGAGCCGCTCTTAGCGAACGCAGTGCGTTATTCCATTATTCCGTTAGAAAATTACGAAGAACTCGAACAAGCCATTAGAGATTGGAGTGAATAA
- the hisD gene encoding histidinol dehydrogenase, with protein MNAQEFMKLFEEKQVQEEFDYYEDVAAILKNVRLKKDEALRNYTEIFDQQRIADFKVPISYLKESYEALEPEVREALQTIKQRIESYEKSIKYQDQDLNEFRYVYRPLEKVGVYIPGGTALYPSSVLMTVVPAMVAGVKEIHVVTPTFTEQNITFATLYLCGIEDVYTVGGAQAIAALAYGTETIPKVDKIVGPGNAYVALAKRLVFGEVGIDMIAGPSEILLYIDETAELDAVVTDIFAQAEHDGNARTFLLAETKDLLERVQQKIDQIVDQQVRSEIIKKSLRNNHYAISDTRKNLLKVLNDLAPEHVSIQHKDAKEIIQEIQYAGAVFEGHFAPEAIGDYAAGPSHVLPTNRTARFSHGLNVNDFLTSHAVINLTKETYQAIVEPAKIIAAKEGLDAHYQSLAIRTEVKE; from the coding sequence ATGAATGCGCAAGAATTTATGAAATTATTTGAAGAAAAACAAGTTCAAGAAGAATTTGATTATTATGAAGATGTAGCAGCAATATTAAAAAATGTTCGTCTAAAAAAAGATGAAGCTTTGCGAAACTATACCGAAATATTTGACCAACAAAGGATTGCGGACTTTAAAGTGCCAATTTCCTATTTAAAAGAAAGCTATGAAGCGTTGGAGCCAGAAGTTCGCGAAGCCCTGCAGACAATCAAGCAACGAATTGAGAGTTATGAAAAGAGTATAAAATATCAAGATCAAGATTTAAACGAATTTCGTTATGTATATCGTCCTCTGGAAAAAGTAGGAGTTTATATACCGGGAGGAACAGCTTTGTATCCTTCAAGCGTGCTAATGACTGTCGTGCCTGCAATGGTTGCCGGGGTAAAAGAAATCCATGTTGTCACACCAACTTTTACAGAGCAGAATATTACCTTTGCAACTTTATATTTATGCGGCATTGAAGATGTTTATACAGTAGGCGGAGCCCAAGCCATTGCTGCACTAGCTTATGGAACAGAGACCATTCCGAAAGTCGATAAAATTGTTGGTCCTGGAAATGCCTATGTTGCTTTAGCAAAACGTCTCGTCTTTGGTGAAGTAGGGATTGATATGATTGCCGGACCGAGCGAGATCCTTCTCTATATTGATGAAACCGCTGAATTGGACGCAGTTGTGACGGATATTTTTGCACAGGCTGAGCATGATGGAAATGCTCGTACATTTTTATTAGCTGAAACAAAAGACCTTCTGGAACGAGTACAACAGAAAATAGATCAGATTGTCGATCAACAAGTTCGCAGTGAGATTATTAAAAAGTCACTTCGAAACAATCATTATGCTATTTCTGATACACGCAAGAACTTGTTAAAAGTGCTGAATGATCTTGCGCCGGAACATGTTTCCATTCAACACAAAGATGCAAAAGAAATCATTCAAGAAATTCAATATGCGGGAGCAGTTTTTGAGGGGCATTTCGCTCCAGAAGCAATAGGAGACTACGCGGCCGGACCTTCTCATGTGCTACCGACAAATCGGACCGCTCGCTTTAGTCACGGTCTCAATGTAAATGACTTCCTGACAAGTCACGCCGTGATCAATTTGACAAAAGAAACTTATCAAGCGATTGTTGAGCCCGCAAAAATTATCGCGGCGAAGGAAGGCTTGGATGCACATTACCAATCATTGGCGATTAGAACGGAAGTGAAGGAATGA
- a CDS encoding phosphoribosylanthranilate isomerase: MTKVKICGLRTLEDVAAANVCLPDYIGFVFAEKSKRKIDRATAAQLKGKLSEEIQAVGVFVNQSIQDIVDLCNQNVIDVIQLHGEEDERFIQQLKERLPNPIIKAIPVGKTIFKQSEKADFLLFDTATVERGGSGKTFDWKLLSNEQEKPYFLAGGLTTENVTQAVSTLHPYCVDVSSGVETAGKKDQEKMKRFVKLVQEATK, translated from the coding sequence ATGACCAAAGTAAAAATTTGCGGATTGCGGACTTTGGAAGATGTTGCAGCAGCTAACGTTTGCTTGCCAGACTATATTGGATTTGTTTTTGCAGAAAAATCCAAACGGAAAATTGATCGAGCAACTGCCGCCCAGTTAAAGGGAAAGTTAAGCGAAGAAATCCAAGCGGTTGGAGTATTCGTCAATCAAAGTATCCAGGATATTGTCGACTTATGCAATCAGAATGTAATCGACGTAATTCAGCTTCATGGAGAAGAAGATGAACGATTTATTCAACAATTAAAAGAACGGCTTCCCAACCCAATTATTAAAGCTATTCCAGTTGGAAAAACGATTTTTAAACAATCAGAAAAAGCAGATTTCTTGCTTTTTGATACGGCCACCGTCGAACGTGGAGGGAGCGGAAAAACGTTTGATTGGAAACTATTATCGAACGAACAAGAAAAGCCTTATTTTTTAGCAGGGGGACTGACAACTGAAAATGTAACACAAGCTGTCTCAACTTTACATCCTTACTGTGTCGATGTGAGCAGCGGTGTGGAAACAGCTGGGAAAAAAGATCAAGAGAAAATGAAACGATTTGTAAAATTAGTTCAGGAGGCAACGAAATGA
- a CDS encoding YerC/YecD family TrpR-related protein, giving the protein MNHLKDKEMDELFEGILKLETVEECYQFFMDLSTVNELLSMKQRFHVAKLIRDGETYSHIQEVTGSSSTTISRVKRCLDYGTDGYHLILDRIGDKETK; this is encoded by the coding sequence ATGAATCATTTAAAAGATAAAGAAATGGATGAATTATTTGAAGGAATCTTGAAATTGGAAACAGTGGAAGAATGTTACCAATTTTTTATGGACTTATCTACAGTAAATGAGTTACTTTCAATGAAGCAACGTTTCCATGTAGCAAAATTAATCAGGGATGGAGAGACTTATTCTCATATTCAAGAGGTAACGGGTTCATCCAGTACAACCATTTCACGTGTAAAGCGTTGTTTGGATTACGGTACAGATGGCTACCATTTGATATTAGATCGTATAGGTGATAAAGAAACTAAATAG
- the hisA gene encoding 1-(5-phosphoribosyl)-5-[(5-phosphoribosylamino)methylideneamino]imidazole-4-carboxamide isomerase, which produces MIHIIPAIDLIDGQNVRLTKGDYQSKTMMKRTPAEAIQFYSQFEQVCRIHVVDLMGALKQEAVETSLITELKKQTQLPLQIGGGLRNKETIAKYDAAGIDYFIIGTRAITDIEWLKEVVSEYPNRIIVGMDAKEEDIYINGWTENSGITITDYLTQVESLELAGIIYTDINKDGMNQGPNFEKTAYINQLTRHIVIASGGIRDKADLNRLDKEGITQAVVGKASHQAAFWEGIQ; this is translated from the coding sequence ATGATTCATATTATCCCTGCAATTGATTTAATTGACGGGCAGAATGTCCGACTGACCAAAGGAGATTACCAAAGTAAGACAATGATGAAACGAACGCCGGCAGAAGCCATCCAATTCTACAGCCAGTTCGAACAAGTATGTCGAATTCATGTTGTGGACTTAATGGGAGCCTTAAAGCAAGAAGCTGTCGAAACAAGTTTGATTACTGAACTAAAAAAGCAAACACAATTACCTCTGCAAATTGGTGGTGGATTACGCAATAAAGAGACCATAGCCAAATATGATGCAGCAGGGATTGACTATTTTATTATTGGAACACGAGCGATTACAGATATTGAATGGTTGAAAGAAGTAGTTTCTGAATATCCAAACCGAATTATTGTAGGGATGGACGCAAAAGAGGAAGATATTTATATTAACGGATGGACCGAAAACAGTGGAATTACAATCACAGACTATCTTACTCAAGTCGAGTCTCTTGAGTTGGCTGGAATTATTTATACAGATATTAATAAAGACGGCATGAACCAAGGGCCGAATTTCGAAAAAACAGCATACATCAACCAACTGACTCGTCATATCGTGATAGCAAGTGGAGGGATTCGGGATAAAGCTGATCTCAATCGACTAGATAAAGAGGGAATCACACAAGCAGTTGTTGGAAAAGCGAGCCATCAAGCGGCATTCTGGGAGGGAATTCAATGA